Proteins found in one Aphelocoma coerulescens isolate FSJ_1873_10779 chromosome 27, UR_Acoe_1.0, whole genome shotgun sequence genomic segment:
- the MAP3K14 gene encoding mitogen-activated protein kinase kinase kinase 14 isoform X2: MAVMGIACQGAPDPAVKHKKELTAAEGLKETVSEKQSSVCKVEDSKKVIFHSQWKILNDVITKGTAKEETEGGCASISIIAQAECENSQEFSPTLSERSFIAHSKRYSRSDSLDQIPNNVAHATEGRMAPTWRGRHRGRAKKKRHKKRSKLKGQPVAAGRRSPRTPEQESCTPIPVQEDESHQSTLYRNSFWVPEFNKDLGYDPLSFEKPDRVLSTGKLHSPRSQYKTELHKLISPIQCLNHVWKQRDTVPQPETLHPFPYNILPPHFPNVDNPLHAMKWNALDTYFHGDLNYQDSRLSGLNLEYNFTKCINQSVQTSSDKLSVEEYLVDALKGSVSFGEPQNLASLAKTWRGGGLEPKEQFHEASENEGVLLNEKLKPVDYEYREEVHWTKCHSSLGIGSFGEVYKIEDKQTGFQCAAKKVQVEHFRAEELTTCAAVTSPSVVPLYGAVKEGPWVTIFMKLMEGGSLGQLIKQSGCLPEDRALSYLGQVLEGLEYLHAQNILHGDVKAENVLLSDDGSRALLCDFGHSAHLHPDGLGKCLVTGNYVPGTETHMAPEVVMGKRCDSKVDVWSSCCMMLHMLNGCHPWTQYYNHPLCLKIAKEPPPLREIPPSCNPLTAEIIKLGLEKEPLHRASASELKTKTSVALEEVGGVRSPWKGEYREPRHLSLNKENSAQTSLSPTVSPVSETGSDPKLSVKVSCASPVLPPPSLEQTEEVEGTHWNEGKELPETCDPPPLSSTPLPLKSCSHVERATTISEQELQQLEIELFLNSLSQPYSLEEQEQMLSCLSIDSPFVSDASEKNSMKASQSLRDTMSSGIHSWNSQADGQSCSWNNLLSRSRHTDTPSYFNGVKIQIQLLSGENLHIRDFHRTKVGDIATGISSQIPVPAFSLVTKEGQPVHYDMEVPDSGIELQCTLAPDCSVSWAWRVKHGQLENRP; this comes from the exons ATGGCAGTGATGGGAATTGCATGCCAAGGAGCTCCTGATCCAGCCGTCAAACACAAGAAGGAGCTCACGGCTGCCGAGGGGCTGAAAGAGACAGTGAGtgaaaagcagagcagtgtTTGCAAAGTAGAAGATTCAAAGAAGGTCATCTTTCACAGTCAGTGGAAAATCCTGAATGATGTAATCACCAAAGGAACagcaaaagaagaaacagaaggagGCTGTGCATCAATTTCTATTATTGCCCAAGCAGAAT GTGAAAACAGTCAGGAGTTCAGCCCCACTTTATCAGAGAGATCCTTTATTGCCCACAGTAAACGTTACAG CCGCTCGGACAGTCTCGATCAGATCCCCAACAATGTGGCCCATGCCACGGAGGGGAGGATGGCACCCACCTGGAGAGGGAGGCACCGAGGCAGGGCCAAGAAGAAACGGCACAAGAAAAGATCCAAGCTGAAAGGacagcctgtggctgctggcaggagaagTCCGAGAACTCCAGAACAGGAGAGCTGCACCCCAATTCCCGTCCAG gagGATGAATCACACCAAAGTACTCTTTATAGAAACAGTTTTTGGGTTCCTGAATTTAACAAGGACTTGGGCTATGATCCACTGTCTTTTGAGAAGCCTGACAGAGTTTTGTCCACGGGCAAACTCCATTCCCCAAGGAGCCAATACAAAACTGAACTGCACAAGCTGATCAGCCCTATTCAGTGCCTTAATCATGTTTGGAAACAGAGGGACACTGTTCCCCAGCCTGAGACTCTCCATCCTTTTCCCTACAACAtccttcccccccatttcccaaaTGTGGACAATCCTCTCCATGCCATGAAGTGGAATGCTCTGGACACATACTTCCATGGTGACCTCAACTATCAAGACAGTCGCTTATCTGGCCTAAACCTAGAATACAATTTCACCAAATGCATCAATCAGTCTGTGCAAACCAGTTCAGACAAGCTTTCTGTGGAAGAATATTTGGTAGATGCCTTGAAGGGGAGCGTGAGTTTTGGTGAACCACAAAATTTAGCCAGCCTGGCCAAAACGTGGAGAGGAGGTGGGCTGGAGCCGAAGGAACAATTCCATGAAGCGAGTGAAAATGAAGGCGTGCTGCTGAACGAG AAGCTGAAGCCGGTGGATTACGAGTACCGAGAAGAGGTTCACTGGACCAAGTGCCATAGTTCCTTGGGCATTGGCTCTTTTGGAGAAGTGTACAAGATAGAGGACAAGCAGACAGGATTTCAGTGTGCTGCCAAGAAG GTGCAGGTGGAACACTTCCGTGCCGAGGAGCTGACGACGTGCGCGGCCGTGACGAGCCCCAGCGTGGTCCCCCTGTACGGCGCCGTCAAGGAGGGCCCCTGGGTGACCATCTTCATGAAGCTGATGGAGG GTGGCTCATTAGGGCAGCTCATTAAGCAGAGTGGCTGCCTGCCAGAGGACAGAGCCCTCAGCTACCTGGGCCAGGTGTTAGAGGGTCTGGAGTATCTTCATGCTCAAAACATTCTCCATGGAGATGTCAAAG CGGAGAACGTGCTGCTGTCGGACGAtgggagcagggccctcctgTGTGACTTTGGccactctgctcacctgcaCCCGGACGGGCTGGGAAAGTGCTTGGTCACAG GGAACTACGTGCCTGGCACAGAAACCCACATGGCCCCAGAGGTGGTGATGGGGAAGCGCTGTGACTCCAAGGTGGATGtatggagcagctgctgcatgaTGCTGCACATGCTCAACGGCTGCCACCCCTGGACCCAGTACTACAACCACCCCCTCTGCCTGAAG ATCGCTAAAGAGCCGCCTCCTCTGAGGGAAATTCCACCTTCCTGCAACCCTCTCACTGCTGAGATTATTAAGCTGGGGCTGGAGAAGGAGCCTCTCCACAGGGCATCTGCATCAGAGCTCAAAACTAAGACCAGTGTGGCCCTTGAGGAAG TGGGAGGTGTGAGAAGCCCCTGGAAGGGTGAATACAGAGAGCCCAGACATTTATCTTTGAACAAAGAAAACAGTGCACAGACATCCCTGTCCCCCACAGTGAGCCCAGTTTCTGAGACTGGTTCTGACCCAAAACTGTCAGTCAAAGTTTCCTGTGCCAGCCCAGTCCTACCACCCCCATCTCTGGAGCAAACAGAGGAGGTTGAGGGAACCCACTGGAATGAGGGCAAGGAGTTACCTGAGACCTGTGAtccccctcctctctcctcaACTCCTCTGCCCCTGAAGAGCTGCAGCCACGTGGAAAGAGCCACAACCATTTCAGAGCAAGaacttcagcagctggaaattg AACTGTTTCTGAACAGCCTTTCCCAGCCTTACTCTCTGGAAGAACAAGAGCAAATGCTTTCGTGCCTCAGCATCGACAGCCCCTTTGTGTCAGATGCCAGTGAGAAG AACTCCATGAAGGCTTCTCAGAGCTTGAGGGACACCATGAGCTCTGGGATCCATTCCTGGAACAGCCAGGCAGacgggcagagctgcagctggaacaACCTGCTGAGCCGCAGCCGGCACACGGACACTCCCAGCTACTTCAACG
- the MAP3K14 gene encoding mitogen-activated protein kinase kinase kinase 14 isoform X1 has product MAVMGIACQGAPDPAVKHKKELTAAEGLKETVSEKQSSVCKVEDSKKVIFHSQWKILNDVITKGTAKEETEGGCASISIIAQAECENSQEFSPTLSERSFIAHSKRYSSRSDSLDQIPNNVAHATEGRMAPTWRGRHRGRAKKKRHKKRSKLKGQPVAAGRRSPRTPEQESCTPIPVQEDESHQSTLYRNSFWVPEFNKDLGYDPLSFEKPDRVLSTGKLHSPRSQYKTELHKLISPIQCLNHVWKQRDTVPQPETLHPFPYNILPPHFPNVDNPLHAMKWNALDTYFHGDLNYQDSRLSGLNLEYNFTKCINQSVQTSSDKLSVEEYLVDALKGSVSFGEPQNLASLAKTWRGGGLEPKEQFHEASENEGVLLNEKLKPVDYEYREEVHWTKCHSSLGIGSFGEVYKIEDKQTGFQCAAKKVQVEHFRAEELTTCAAVTSPSVVPLYGAVKEGPWVTIFMKLMEGGSLGQLIKQSGCLPEDRALSYLGQVLEGLEYLHAQNILHGDVKAENVLLSDDGSRALLCDFGHSAHLHPDGLGKCLVTGNYVPGTETHMAPEVVMGKRCDSKVDVWSSCCMMLHMLNGCHPWTQYYNHPLCLKIAKEPPPLREIPPSCNPLTAEIIKLGLEKEPLHRASASELKTKTSVALEEVGGVRSPWKGEYREPRHLSLNKENSAQTSLSPTVSPVSETGSDPKLSVKVSCASPVLPPPSLEQTEEVEGTHWNEGKELPETCDPPPLSSTPLPLKSCSHVERATTISEQELQQLEIELFLNSLSQPYSLEEQEQMLSCLSIDSPFVSDASEKNSMKASQSLRDTMSSGIHSWNSQADGQSCSWNNLLSRSRHTDTPSYFNGVKIQIQLLSGENLHIRDFHRTKVGDIATGISSQIPVPAFSLVTKEGQPVHYDMEVPDSGIELQCTLAPDCSVSWAWRVKHGQLENRP; this is encoded by the exons ATGGCAGTGATGGGAATTGCATGCCAAGGAGCTCCTGATCCAGCCGTCAAACACAAGAAGGAGCTCACGGCTGCCGAGGGGCTGAAAGAGACAGTGAGtgaaaagcagagcagtgtTTGCAAAGTAGAAGATTCAAAGAAGGTCATCTTTCACAGTCAGTGGAAAATCCTGAATGATGTAATCACCAAAGGAACagcaaaagaagaaacagaaggagGCTGTGCATCAATTTCTATTATTGCCCAAGCAGAAT GTGAAAACAGTCAGGAGTTCAGCCCCACTTTATCAGAGAGATCCTTTATTGCCCACAGTAAACGTTACAG CAGCCGCTCGGACAGTCTCGATCAGATCCCCAACAATGTGGCCCATGCCACGGAGGGGAGGATGGCACCCACCTGGAGAGGGAGGCACCGAGGCAGGGCCAAGAAGAAACGGCACAAGAAAAGATCCAAGCTGAAAGGacagcctgtggctgctggcaggagaagTCCGAGAACTCCAGAACAGGAGAGCTGCACCCCAATTCCCGTCCAG gagGATGAATCACACCAAAGTACTCTTTATAGAAACAGTTTTTGGGTTCCTGAATTTAACAAGGACTTGGGCTATGATCCACTGTCTTTTGAGAAGCCTGACAGAGTTTTGTCCACGGGCAAACTCCATTCCCCAAGGAGCCAATACAAAACTGAACTGCACAAGCTGATCAGCCCTATTCAGTGCCTTAATCATGTTTGGAAACAGAGGGACACTGTTCCCCAGCCTGAGACTCTCCATCCTTTTCCCTACAACAtccttcccccccatttcccaaaTGTGGACAATCCTCTCCATGCCATGAAGTGGAATGCTCTGGACACATACTTCCATGGTGACCTCAACTATCAAGACAGTCGCTTATCTGGCCTAAACCTAGAATACAATTTCACCAAATGCATCAATCAGTCTGTGCAAACCAGTTCAGACAAGCTTTCTGTGGAAGAATATTTGGTAGATGCCTTGAAGGGGAGCGTGAGTTTTGGTGAACCACAAAATTTAGCCAGCCTGGCCAAAACGTGGAGAGGAGGTGGGCTGGAGCCGAAGGAACAATTCCATGAAGCGAGTGAAAATGAAGGCGTGCTGCTGAACGAG AAGCTGAAGCCGGTGGATTACGAGTACCGAGAAGAGGTTCACTGGACCAAGTGCCATAGTTCCTTGGGCATTGGCTCTTTTGGAGAAGTGTACAAGATAGAGGACAAGCAGACAGGATTTCAGTGTGCTGCCAAGAAG GTGCAGGTGGAACACTTCCGTGCCGAGGAGCTGACGACGTGCGCGGCCGTGACGAGCCCCAGCGTGGTCCCCCTGTACGGCGCCGTCAAGGAGGGCCCCTGGGTGACCATCTTCATGAAGCTGATGGAGG GTGGCTCATTAGGGCAGCTCATTAAGCAGAGTGGCTGCCTGCCAGAGGACAGAGCCCTCAGCTACCTGGGCCAGGTGTTAGAGGGTCTGGAGTATCTTCATGCTCAAAACATTCTCCATGGAGATGTCAAAG CGGAGAACGTGCTGCTGTCGGACGAtgggagcagggccctcctgTGTGACTTTGGccactctgctcacctgcaCCCGGACGGGCTGGGAAAGTGCTTGGTCACAG GGAACTACGTGCCTGGCACAGAAACCCACATGGCCCCAGAGGTGGTGATGGGGAAGCGCTGTGACTCCAAGGTGGATGtatggagcagctgctgcatgaTGCTGCACATGCTCAACGGCTGCCACCCCTGGACCCAGTACTACAACCACCCCCTCTGCCTGAAG ATCGCTAAAGAGCCGCCTCCTCTGAGGGAAATTCCACCTTCCTGCAACCCTCTCACTGCTGAGATTATTAAGCTGGGGCTGGAGAAGGAGCCTCTCCACAGGGCATCTGCATCAGAGCTCAAAACTAAGACCAGTGTGGCCCTTGAGGAAG TGGGAGGTGTGAGAAGCCCCTGGAAGGGTGAATACAGAGAGCCCAGACATTTATCTTTGAACAAAGAAAACAGTGCACAGACATCCCTGTCCCCCACAGTGAGCCCAGTTTCTGAGACTGGTTCTGACCCAAAACTGTCAGTCAAAGTTTCCTGTGCCAGCCCAGTCCTACCACCCCCATCTCTGGAGCAAACAGAGGAGGTTGAGGGAACCCACTGGAATGAGGGCAAGGAGTTACCTGAGACCTGTGAtccccctcctctctcctcaACTCCTCTGCCCCTGAAGAGCTGCAGCCACGTGGAAAGAGCCACAACCATTTCAGAGCAAGaacttcagcagctggaaattg AACTGTTTCTGAACAGCCTTTCCCAGCCTTACTCTCTGGAAGAACAAGAGCAAATGCTTTCGTGCCTCAGCATCGACAGCCCCTTTGTGTCAGATGCCAGTGAGAAG AACTCCATGAAGGCTTCTCAGAGCTTGAGGGACACCATGAGCTCTGGGATCCATTCCTGGAACAGCCAGGCAGacgggcagagctgcagctggaacaACCTGCTGAGCCGCAGCCGGCACACGGACACTCCCAGCTACTTCAACG